From one Anopheles bellator chromosome 1, idAnoBellAS_SP24_06.2, whole genome shotgun sequence genomic stretch:
- the LOC131210907 gene encoding DNA-directed RNA polymerases I, II, and III subunit RPABC2 → MEDGDYDNDDVGGDDFDDVEDDENIDELNQEEDGDNIEIINPGQAGGGVPKNKRITTKYMTKYERARVLGTRALQIAMCAPIMVELEGETDPLQIAMKELKQRKIPIIIRRYLPDSSYEDWSIDELIIIDH, encoded by the exons ATGGAGGATGGAGATTATGATAACGATGA CGTCGGCGGGGATGATTTCGATGATGTCGAGGACGATGAAAACATTGATGAGCTGAACCAGGAAGAGGACGGAGATAACATTGAAATCATCAACCCGGGTcaggccggtggtggcgtgccgaaaaacaaacgcattACGACCAAGTACATGACGAAGTACGAACGGGCGCGAGTGCTTGGCACACGGGCGCTTCAGATTGCAATGTGCGCACCGATCATGGTGGAGTTGGAAGGTGAAACGGACCCCCTACAGATTGCTATGAAGGAGTTGAAGCAACGTAAAatccccatcatcatccggcgctACCTTCCCGACTCTTCGTACGAAGATTGGAGCATCGACGAACTAATCATTATTGATCACTAG